Genomic DNA from bacterium:
GTGCTCGAACCCAGCAACGGTGAGATTTCGGTCGGCCAGGGCGGTGTCGTCACCGGCTGGATCACCATCCAGAGCCCCCAGACGTTCCACGACGCGCTCCGCCGCCGCATGATTCACGCGGGCGGCGGCGTGCACGGGGCCAGCGCCATCGAAAAGATGATGGTCGTGCTGCAGGCCCTCCAGGCACTCGAGCGCCACTGGGCGGTTGTGAAGACGCACCCGGGGTTCCCGCCGGGGACCACGACGATCAATCCGGCGGCGATCGAAGGCGGCCGCCACCCCGCGTTCATCGCCGACCGGTGCGCGTTGTGGGTCACGGTGCACTTTTATCCCGGCGAGACGATGGAGGGCGTCACGGGCGAGATCGAAGCCACGGTCCGCGCGGCGTCGTCGGCCGATCCATGGCTGCGCGAGCATCCGCCGGCCTTCCGCTGGGGCGGCCGCTCGATGATCGAGGACCGCGGCGAGGTGTTCCCCGCGTTTGAGACACCGATCGAGCATCCGGGGACGGCGTTGGTCGCGCTGGCCCACGCGGACGTGTGCGGGGTGACACCGTCGTACCGGATGTCCGGCGGCGTCTGCGACGCGGGATGGCTCGCGGAACACGGCATTCCGGCCGTCGTCTATGGACCGGGCGGCTGGGGACAGGCGCATGCGGTGGACGA
This window encodes:
- a CDS encoding acetylornithine deacetylase encodes the protein MTDAPGSTLAVRPAWPWAGALDAALEARREELFGLTERLIAFETPCPPGRNTGPIQEFLAARLRSLGAEVRTIPLYPGDPQIVARLLGRGGGRSLLLNGHVDVASTVPGEPWTAPPFHPVRCCGRIYGRGATDMKGGIAAALVALETVVGTLGRPRGDILVQLVTGEEMGEAGTLTAIDETPPAGLALVLEPSNGEISVGQGGVVTGWITIQSPQTFHDALRRRMIHAGGGVHGASAIEKMMVVLQALQALERHWAVVKTHPGFPPGTTTINPAAIEGGRHPAFIADRCALWVTVHFYPGETMEGVTGEIEATVRAASSADPWLREHPPAFRWGGRSMIEDRGEVFPAFETPIEHPGTALVALAHADVCGVTPSYRMSGGVCDAGWLAEHGIPAVVYGPGGWGQAHAVDEYVTLDDLVRCARVYGRVIAAWTGAV